From Pan troglodytes isolate AG18354 chromosome 11, NHGRI_mPanTro3-v2.0_pri, whole genome shotgun sequence, the proteins below share one genomic window:
- the CIZ1 gene encoding cip1-interacting zinc finger protein isoform X9 has protein sequence MYIRQLRAPSHRSPARGPRIAGPRRPQGGGLGTGRKSPSMPRGMADPSGRQTDLGLRASPSRCGGRGTEATMFSQQQQQQLQQQQQQLQQLQQQQLQQQQLQQQQLLQLQQLLQQSPPQAPLPMAVSRGLPPQQPQQPLLNLQGTNSASLLNGSMLQRALLLQQLQGLDQFAMPPATYDTAGLTMPTATLGNLRGYGMASPGLAAPSLTAPSLTPPQLATPNLQQFFPQATRQSLLGPPPVGVPMNPSQFNLSGRNPQKQARTSSSTTPNRKDSSSQTMPVEDKSDPPEGSEEAAEPRMDTPEDQDLPPCPEDIAKEKRTPAPEPEPCEASELPAKRLRSSEEPTEKEPPGQLQVKAQPQARMTVPKQTQTPDLLPEALEAQVLPRFQPRVLQVQAQVQSQAQPRIPPTDTQVQPKLQKQAQTQTSPEHLVLQQKQVQPQLQQEAEPQKQVQPQVHTQAQPSVQPQEHPPAQVSVQPPEQTHEQPHTQPQVSLLAPEQTPVVVPVCGLEMPPDAVEAGGGMEKTLPEPVGTQVSMEEIQNESACGLDVGECENRAREMPGVWGAGGSLKVTILQSSDSRAFSTVPLTPVPRPSDSVSSTPAATSTPSKQALQFFCYICKASCSSQQEFQDHMSEPQHQQRLGEIQHMSQACLLSLLPVPRDVLETEDEEPPPRRWCNTCQLYYMGDLIQHRRTQDHKIAKQSLRPFCTVCNRYFKTPRKFVEHVKSQGHKDKAKELKSLEKEIAGQDEDHFITVDAVGCFEGDEEEEEDDEDEEEIEVRSRDISREEWKGSETYSPNTAYGVDFLVPVMGYICRICHKFYHSNSGAQLSHCKSLGHFENLQKYKAAKNPSPTTRPVSRRCAINARNALTALFTSSGRPPSQPNTQDKTPSKVTARPSQPPLPRRSTRLKT, from the exons ATGTACATCCGCCAACTGCGCGCCCCCTCCCACCGCAGCCCCGCGCGGGGCCCCAGGATCGCAGGACCGCGGCGGCCGCAGGGAGGTGGGTTGGGAACAGGAAGGAAGTCCCCCTCGATGCCCCGCGGGATGGCTGACCCTTCCGGGCGGCAGACGGACCTTGGTCTCCGAGCCTCCCCTTCGCGATGCGGAGGACGCGGGACAGAGG CCACCATGttcagccagcagcagcagcagcagctccagcaacagcagcagcagctccagcagttacagcagcagcagctccagcAGCAGCAATTGCAGCAGCAGCAGTTACTGCAGCTCCAGCAGCTGCTCCAGCAATCCCCACCACAGGCCCCGTTGCCCATGGCTGTCAGCCG GGGGCTCCCCCCGCAGCAGCCACAGCAGCCGCTTCTGAATCTCCAGGGCAccaactcagcctccctcctCAACGGCTCCATGCTGCAGAGAGCTTTGCTTTTACAGCAGTTGCAAG GACTGGACCAGTTTGCAATGCCACCAGCCACGTATGACACTGCCGGTCTCACCATGCCCACAGCAACACTGG GTAACCTCCGAGGCTACGGCATGGCATCCCCAGGCCTCGCAGCCCCCAGCCTGACAGCCCCCAGCCTCACACCCCCACAACTGGCCACTCCAAATTTGCAACAGTTCTTTCCCCAGGCCACTCGCCAGTCCTTGCTGGGACCTCCTCCTGTTGGGGTCCCCATGAACCCTTCCCAGTTCAACCTTTCAGGACGGAACCCCCAGAAACAGGCCCGGACCTCCTCCTCTACCACCCCCAATCGAAAG GATTCTTCTTCTCAGACAATGCCTGTGGAAGACAAGTCAGACCCCCCAGAGGGGTCTGAGGAAGCCGCAGAGCCCCGGATGGACACACCAGAag ACCAAGATTTACCGCCCTGCCCAGAGGACATCGCCAAGGAAAAACGCACTCCAGCACCTGAGCCTGAGCCTTGTGAGGCGTCCGAGCTGCCAGCAAAGAGATTGAGGAG CTCAGAAGAGCCCACAGAGAAGGAACCTCCAGGGCAGTTACAGGTGAAGGCCCAGCCGCAGGCCCGGATGACAGTACCGAAACAGACACAGACACCAGACCTGCTGCCTGAGGCCCTGGAAGCCCAAGTGCTGCCACGATTCCAGCCACGGGTCCTGCAGGTCCAGGCCCAGGTGCAGTCACAGGCTCAGCCGCGGATACCACCCACAGACACCCAGGTGCAGCCAAAGCTGCAGAAGCAGGCGCAAACACAGACCTCTCCAGAGCACTTAGTGCTGCAACAGAAGCAGGTGCAGCCACAGCTgcagcaggaggcagagccaCAGAAGCAGGTGCAGCCACAG GTCCACACACAGGCACAGCCAAGCGTCCAGCCACAGGAGCATCCTCCAGCGCAGGTGTCAGTACAGCCACCAGAGCAGACCCATGAGCAGCCTCACACCCAGCCACAGGTGTCGTTGTTGGCTCCAGAGCAAACACCAGTTGTGGTTCCTGTCTGCGGGCTGGAGATGCCACCTGATGCAGTAGAAGCTGGTGGAG GCATGGAAAAGACCTTGCCGGAGCCTGTGGGCACCCAAGTCAGCATGGAAGAGATTCAGAATGAGTCGGCCTGTGGCCTAGATGTGGGAGAATGTGAAAACAGAGCGAGAGAGATGCCAGGG GTATGGGGCGCCGGGGGCTCCCTGAAGGTCACCATTCTGCAGAGCAGTGACAGCCGGGCCTTTAGCACTGTACCCCTGACACCTGTCCCCCGCCCCAGTGACTCCGTCTCCTCCACCCCTGCGGCTACCAGCACTCCCTCTAAGCAGGCCCTCCAGTTCTTCTGCTACATCTGCAAGGCCAGCTGCTCCAGCCAGCAG GAGTTCCAGGACCACATGTCGGAGCCTCAGCACCAGCAGCGGCTAGGGGAGATCCAGCACATGAGCCAAGcctgcctcctgtccctgctGCCCGTGCCCCGGGACGTCCTGGAGACAGAGGATGA GGAGCCTCCACCAAGGCGCTGGTGCAACACCTGCCAGCTCTACTACATGGGGGACCTGATCCAACACCGCAGGACACAGGACCACAAG ATTGCCAAACAATCCTTGCGACCCTTCTGCACCGTTTGCAACCGCTACTTCAAAACCCCTCGCAAGTTTGTGGAGCACGTGAAGTCCCAGGGGCATAAGGACAAAGCCAAGGAG CTGAAGTCGCTTGAGAAAGAGATTGCTGGCCAAGATGAGGACCACTTCATTACAGTGGACGCTGTGGGTTGCTTCGAGGgtgatgaagaagaggaagaggatgatgaggatgaagaagaGATCGAG GTGAGGTCCAGAGATATATCCAGAGAGGAGTGGAAGGGCTCGGAGACCTACAGCCCCAATACTGCATATG GTGTGGACTTCCTGGTGCCCGTGATGGGCTATATCTGCCGCATCTGCCACAAGTTCTATCACAGCAACTCAGGGGCACAGCTCTCCCACTGCAAGTCCCTGGGCCACTTTGAGAACCTGCAG AAATACAAGGCGGCCAAGAACCCCAGCCCCACCACCCGACCTGTGAGCCGCCGGTGCGCAATCAACGCCCGGAACGCTTTGACAGCCCTGTTCACCTCCAGCGGCCGCCCACCCTCCCAGCCCAACACCCAGGACAAAACACCCAGCAAGGTGACGGCTCGACCCTCCCAGCCCCCACTACCTCGGCGCTCAACCCGCCTCAAAACCTGA
- the CIZ1 gene encoding cip1-interacting zinc finger protein isoform X22 — MAAGAAEPPCSASSSSSSSSNSSSSSSSYSSSSSSSSNCSSSSYCSSSSCSSNPHHRPRCPWLSAGNLRGYGMASPGLAAPSLTAPSLTPPQLATPNLQQFFPQATRQSLLGPPPVGVPMNPSQFNLSGRNPQKQARTSSSTTPNRKDSSSQTMPVEDKSDPPEGSEEAAEPRMDTPEDQDLPPCPEDIAKEKRTPAPEPEPCEASELPAKRLRSSEEPTEKEPPGQLQVKAQPQARMTVPKQTQTPDLLPEALEAQVLPRFQPRVLQVQAQVQSQAQPRIPPTDTQVQPKLQKQAQTQTSPEHLVLQQKQVQPQLQQEAEPQKQVQPQVQPQAHSQGPRQVQLQQEAEPLKQVQPQVQPQAHSQPPRQLQLQLQKQVQTQTYPQVHTQAQPSVQPQEHPPAQVSVQPPEQTHEQPHTQPQVSLLAPEQTPVVVPVCGLEMPPDAVEAGGGMEKTLPEPVGTQVSMEEIQNESACGLDVGECENRAREMPGVWGAGGSLKVTILQSSDSRAFSTVPLTPVPRPSDSVSSTPAATSTPSKQALQFFCYICKASCSSQQEFQDHMSEPQHQQRLGEIQHMSQACLLSLLPVPRDVLETEDEEPPPRRWCNTCQLYYMGDLIQHRRTQDHKIAKQSLRPFCTVCNRYFKTPRKFVEHVKSQGHKDKAKELKSLEKEIAGQDEDHFITVDAVGCFEGDEEEEEDDEDEEEIEVEEELCKQVRSRDISREEWKGSETYSPNTAYGVDFLVPVMGYICRICHKFYHSNSGAQLSHCKSLGHFENLQKYKAAKNPSPTTRPVSRRCAINARNALTALFTSSGRPPSQPNTQDKTPSKVTARPSQPPLPRRSTRLKT; from the exons CCACCATGttcagccagcagcagcagcagcagctccagcaacagcagcagcagctccagcagttacagcagcagcagctccagcAGCAGCAATTGCAGCAGCAGCAGTTACTGCAGCTCCAGCAGCTGCTCCAGCAATCCCCACCACAGGCCCCGTTGCCCATGGCTGTCAGCCG GTAACCTCCGAGGCTACGGCATGGCATCCCCAGGCCTCGCAGCCCCCAGCCTGACAGCCCCCAGCCTCACACCCCCACAACTGGCCACTCCAAATTTGCAACAGTTCTTTCCCCAGGCCACTCGCCAGTCCTTGCTGGGACCTCCTCCTGTTGGGGTCCCCATGAACCCTTCCCAGTTCAACCTTTCAGGACGGAACCCCCAGAAACAGGCCCGGACCTCCTCCTCTACCACCCCCAATCGAAAG GATTCTTCTTCTCAGACAATGCCTGTGGAAGACAAGTCAGACCCCCCAGAGGGGTCTGAGGAAGCCGCAGAGCCCCGGATGGACACACCAGAag ACCAAGATTTACCGCCCTGCCCAGAGGACATCGCCAAGGAAAAACGCACTCCAGCACCTGAGCCTGAGCCTTGTGAGGCGTCCGAGCTGCCAGCAAAGAGATTGAGGAG CTCAGAAGAGCCCACAGAGAAGGAACCTCCAGGGCAGTTACAGGTGAAGGCCCAGCCGCAGGCCCGGATGACAGTACCGAAACAGACACAGACACCAGACCTGCTGCCTGAGGCCCTGGAAGCCCAAGTGCTGCCACGATTCCAGCCACGGGTCCTGCAGGTCCAGGCCCAGGTGCAGTCACAGGCTCAGCCGCGGATACCACCCACAGACACCCAGGTGCAGCCAAAGCTGCAGAAGCAGGCGCAAACACAGACCTCTCCAGAGCACTTAGTGCTGCAACAGAAGCAGGTGCAGCCACAGCTgcagcaggaggcagagccaCAGAAGCAGGTGCAGCCACAGGTACAGCCACAGGCACATTCACAGGGCCCAAGGCAGGTGCAGCTGCAGCAGGAGGCAGAGCCGCTGAAGCAGGTGCAGCCACAGGTGCAGCCCCAGGCACATTCACAGCCCCcaaggcagctgcagctgcagctgcagaagCAGGTCCAGACACAGACATATCCACAGGTCCACACACAGGCACAGCCAAGCGTCCAGCCACAGGAGCATCCTCCAGCGCAGGTGTCAGTACAGCCACCAGAGCAGACCCATGAGCAGCCTCACACCCAGCCACAGGTGTCGTTGTTGGCTCCAGAGCAAACACCAGTTGTGGTTCCTGTCTGCGGGCTGGAGATGCCACCTGATGCAGTAGAAGCTGGTGGAG GCATGGAAAAGACCTTGCCGGAGCCTGTGGGCACCCAAGTCAGCATGGAAGAGATTCAGAATGAGTCGGCCTGTGGCCTAGATGTGGGAGAATGTGAAAACAGAGCGAGAGAGATGCCAGGG GTATGGGGCGCCGGGGGCTCCCTGAAGGTCACCATTCTGCAGAGCAGTGACAGCCGGGCCTTTAGCACTGTACCCCTGACACCTGTCCCCCGCCCCAGTGACTCCGTCTCCTCCACCCCTGCGGCTACCAGCACTCCCTCTAAGCAGGCCCTCCAGTTCTTCTGCTACATCTGCAAGGCCAGCTGCTCCAGCCAGCAG GAGTTCCAGGACCACATGTCGGAGCCTCAGCACCAGCAGCGGCTAGGGGAGATCCAGCACATGAGCCAAGcctgcctcctgtccctgctGCCCGTGCCCCGGGACGTCCTGGAGACAGAGGATGA GGAGCCTCCACCAAGGCGCTGGTGCAACACCTGCCAGCTCTACTACATGGGGGACCTGATCCAACACCGCAGGACACAGGACCACAAG ATTGCCAAACAATCCTTGCGACCCTTCTGCACCGTTTGCAACCGCTACTTCAAAACCCCTCGCAAGTTTGTGGAGCACGTGAAGTCCCAGGGGCATAAGGACAAAGCCAAGGAG CTGAAGTCGCTTGAGAAAGAGATTGCTGGCCAAGATGAGGACCACTTCATTACAGTGGACGCTGTGGGTTGCTTCGAGGgtgatgaagaagaggaagaggatgatgaggatgaagaagaGATCGAGGTTGAGGAGGAACTCTGCAAGCAG GTGAGGTCCAGAGATATATCCAGAGAGGAGTGGAAGGGCTCGGAGACCTACAGCCCCAATACTGCATATG GTGTGGACTTCCTGGTGCCCGTGATGGGCTATATCTGCCGCATCTGCCACAAGTTCTATCACAGCAACTCAGGGGCACAGCTCTCCCACTGCAAGTCCCTGGGCCACTTTGAGAACCTGCAG AAATACAAGGCGGCCAAGAACCCCAGCCCCACCACCCGACCTGTGAGCCGCCGGTGCGCAATCAACGCCCGGAACGCTTTGACAGCCCTGTTCACCTCCAGCGGCCGCCCACCCTCCCAGCCCAACACCCAGGACAAAACACCCAGCAAGGTGACGGCTCGACCCTCCCAGCCCCCACTACCTCGGCGCTCAACCCGCCTCAAAACCTGA
- the CIZ1 gene encoding cip1-interacting zinc finger protein isoform X13, which produces MFSQQQQQQLQQQQQQLQQLQQQQLQQQQLQQQQLLQLQQLLQQSPPQAPLPMAVSRGLPPQQPQQPLLNLQGTNSASLLNGSMLQRALLLQQLQGLDQFAMPPATYDTAGLTMPTATLGNLRGYGMASPGLAAPSLTAPSLTPPQLATPNLQQFFPQATRQSLLGPPPVGVPMNPSQFNLSGRNPQKQARTSSSTTPNRKDSSSQTMPVEDKSDPPEGSEEAAEPRMDTPEDQDLPPCPEDIAKEKRTPAPEPEPCEASELPAKRLRSSEEPTEKEPPGQLQVKAQPQARMTVPKQTQTPDLLPEALEAQVLPRFQPRVLQVQAQVQSQAQPRIPPTDTQVQPKLQKQAQTQTSPEHLVLQQKQVQPQLQQEAEPQKQVQPQVQPQAHSQGPRQVQLQQEAEPLKQVQPQVQPQAHSQPPRQLQLQLQKQVQTQTYPQVHTQAQPSVQPQEHPPAQVSVQPPEQTHEQPHTQPQVSLLAPEQTPVVVPVCGLEMPPDAVEAGGGMEKTLPEPVGTQVSMEEIQNESACGLDVGECENRAREMPGVWGAGGSLKVTILQSSDSRAFSTVPLTPVPRPSDSVSSTPAATSTPSKQALQFFCYICKASCSSQQEFQDHMSEPQHQQRLGEIQHMSQACLLSLLPVPRDVLETEDEEPPPRRWCNTCQLYYMGDLIQHRRTQDHKIAKQSLRPFCTVCNRYFKTPRKFVEHVKSQGHKDKAKELKSLEKEIAGQDEDHFITVDAVGCFEGDEEEEEDDEDEEEIEVRSRDISREEWKGSETYSPNTAYGVDFLVPVMGYICRICHKFYHSNSGAQLSHCKSLGHFENLQKYKAAKNPSPTTRPVSRRCAINARNALTALFTSSGRPPSQPNTQDKTPSKVTARPSQPPLPRRSTRLKT; this is translated from the exons ATGttcagccagcagcagcagcagcagctccagcaacagcagcagcagctccagcagttacagcagcagcagctccagcAGCAGCAATTGCAGCAGCAGCAGTTACTGCAGCTCCAGCAGCTGCTCCAGCAATCCCCACCACAGGCCCCGTTGCCCATGGCTGTCAGCCG GGGGCTCCCCCCGCAGCAGCCACAGCAGCCGCTTCTGAATCTCCAGGGCAccaactcagcctccctcctCAACGGCTCCATGCTGCAGAGAGCTTTGCTTTTACAGCAGTTGCAAG GACTGGACCAGTTTGCAATGCCACCAGCCACGTATGACACTGCCGGTCTCACCATGCCCACAGCAACACTGG GTAACCTCCGAGGCTACGGCATGGCATCCCCAGGCCTCGCAGCCCCCAGCCTGACAGCCCCCAGCCTCACACCCCCACAACTGGCCACTCCAAATTTGCAACAGTTCTTTCCCCAGGCCACTCGCCAGTCCTTGCTGGGACCTCCTCCTGTTGGGGTCCCCATGAACCCTTCCCAGTTCAACCTTTCAGGACGGAACCCCCAGAAACAGGCCCGGACCTCCTCCTCTACCACCCCCAATCGAAAG GATTCTTCTTCTCAGACAATGCCTGTGGAAGACAAGTCAGACCCCCCAGAGGGGTCTGAGGAAGCCGCAGAGCCCCGGATGGACACACCAGAag ACCAAGATTTACCGCCCTGCCCAGAGGACATCGCCAAGGAAAAACGCACTCCAGCACCTGAGCCTGAGCCTTGTGAGGCGTCCGAGCTGCCAGCAAAGAGATTGAGGAG CTCAGAAGAGCCCACAGAGAAGGAACCTCCAGGGCAGTTACAGGTGAAGGCCCAGCCGCAGGCCCGGATGACAGTACCGAAACAGACACAGACACCAGACCTGCTGCCTGAGGCCCTGGAAGCCCAAGTGCTGCCACGATTCCAGCCACGGGTCCTGCAGGTCCAGGCCCAGGTGCAGTCACAGGCTCAGCCGCGGATACCACCCACAGACACCCAGGTGCAGCCAAAGCTGCAGAAGCAGGCGCAAACACAGACCTCTCCAGAGCACTTAGTGCTGCAACAGAAGCAGGTGCAGCCACAGCTgcagcaggaggcagagccaCAGAAGCAGGTGCAGCCACAGGTACAGCCACAGGCACATTCACAGGGCCCAAGGCAGGTGCAGCTGCAGCAGGAGGCAGAGCCGCTGAAGCAGGTGCAGCCACAGGTGCAGCCCCAGGCACATTCACAGCCCCcaaggcagctgcagctgcagctgcagaagCAGGTCCAGACACAGACATATCCACAGGTCCACACACAGGCACAGCCAAGCGTCCAGCCACAGGAGCATCCTCCAGCGCAGGTGTCAGTACAGCCACCAGAGCAGACCCATGAGCAGCCTCACACCCAGCCACAGGTGTCGTTGTTGGCTCCAGAGCAAACACCAGTTGTGGTTCCTGTCTGCGGGCTGGAGATGCCACCTGATGCAGTAGAAGCTGGTGGAG GCATGGAAAAGACCTTGCCGGAGCCTGTGGGCACCCAAGTCAGCATGGAAGAGATTCAGAATGAGTCGGCCTGTGGCCTAGATGTGGGAGAATGTGAAAACAGAGCGAGAGAGATGCCAGGG GTATGGGGCGCCGGGGGCTCCCTGAAGGTCACCATTCTGCAGAGCAGTGACAGCCGGGCCTTTAGCACTGTACCCCTGACACCTGTCCCCCGCCCCAGTGACTCCGTCTCCTCCACCCCTGCGGCTACCAGCACTCCCTCTAAGCAGGCCCTCCAGTTCTTCTGCTACATCTGCAAGGCCAGCTGCTCCAGCCAGCAG GAGTTCCAGGACCACATGTCGGAGCCTCAGCACCAGCAGCGGCTAGGGGAGATCCAGCACATGAGCCAAGcctgcctcctgtccctgctGCCCGTGCCCCGGGACGTCCTGGAGACAGAGGATGA GGAGCCTCCACCAAGGCGCTGGTGCAACACCTGCCAGCTCTACTACATGGGGGACCTGATCCAACACCGCAGGACACAGGACCACAAG ATTGCCAAACAATCCTTGCGACCCTTCTGCACCGTTTGCAACCGCTACTTCAAAACCCCTCGCAAGTTTGTGGAGCACGTGAAGTCCCAGGGGCATAAGGACAAAGCCAAGGAG CTGAAGTCGCTTGAGAAAGAGATTGCTGGCCAAGATGAGGACCACTTCATTACAGTGGACGCTGTGGGTTGCTTCGAGGgtgatgaagaagaggaagaggatgatgaggatgaagaagaGATCGAG GTGAGGTCCAGAGATATATCCAGAGAGGAGTGGAAGGGCTCGGAGACCTACAGCCCCAATACTGCATATG GTGTGGACTTCCTGGTGCCCGTGATGGGCTATATCTGCCGCATCTGCCACAAGTTCTATCACAGCAACTCAGGGGCACAGCTCTCCCACTGCAAGTCCCTGGGCCACTTTGAGAACCTGCAG AAATACAAGGCGGCCAAGAACCCCAGCCCCACCACCCGACCTGTGAGCCGCCGGTGCGCAATCAACGCCCGGAACGCTTTGACAGCCCTGTTCACCTCCAGCGGCCGCCCACCCTCCCAGCCCAACACCCAGGACAAAACACCCAGCAAGGTGACGGCTCGACCCTCCCAGCCCCCACTACCTCGGCGCTCAACCCGCCTCAAAACCTGA
- the CIZ1 gene encoding cip1-interacting zinc finger protein isoform X26, translating into MFSQQQQQQLQQQQQQLQQLQQQQLQQQQLQQQQLLQLQQLLQQSPPQAPLPMAVSRGLPPQQPQQPLLNLQGTNSASLLNGSMLQRALLLQQLQGLDQFAMPPATYDTAGLTMPTATLGNLRGYGMASPGLAAPSLTAPSLTPPQLATPNLQQFFPQATRQSLLGPPPVGVPMNPSQFNLSGRNPQKQARTSSSTTPNRKTMPVEDKSDPPEGSEEAAEPRMDTPEDQDLPPCPEDIAKEKRTPAPEPEPCEASELPAKRLRSSEEPTEKEPPGQLQVKAQPQARMTVPKQTQTPDLLPEALEAQVLPRFQPRVLQVQAQVQSQAQPRIPPTDTQVQPKLQKQAQTQTSPEHLVLQQKQVQPQLQQEAEPQKQVQPQVHTQAQPSVQPQEHPPAQVSVQPPEQTHEQPHTQPQVSLLAPEQTPVVVPVCGLEMPPDAVEAGGGMEKTLPEPVGTQVSMEEIQNESACGLDVGECENRAREMPGVWGAGGSLKVTILQSSDSRAFSTVPLTPVPRPSDSVSSTPAATSTPSKQALQFFCYICKASCSSQQEFQDHMSEPQHQQRLGEIQHMSQACLLSLLPVPRDVLETEDEEPPPRRWCNTCQLYYMGDLIQHRRTQDHKIAKQSLRPFCTVCNRYFKTPRKFVEHVKSQGHKDKAKELKSLEKEIAGQDEDHFITVDAVGCFEGDEEEEEDDEDEEEIEVRSRDISREEWKGSETYSPNTAYGVDFLVPVMGYICRICHKFYHSNSGAQLSHCKSLGHFENLQKYKAAKNPSPTTRPVSRRCAINARNALTALFTSSGRPPSQPNTQDKTPSKVTARPSQPPLPRRSTRLKT; encoded by the exons ATGttcagccagcagcagcagcagcagctccagcaacagcagcagcagctccagcagttacagcagcagcagctccagcAGCAGCAATTGCAGCAGCAGCAGTTACTGCAGCTCCAGCAGCTGCTCCAGCAATCCCCACCACAGGCCCCGTTGCCCATGGCTGTCAGCCG GGGGCTCCCCCCGCAGCAGCCACAGCAGCCGCTTCTGAATCTCCAGGGCAccaactcagcctccctcctCAACGGCTCCATGCTGCAGAGAGCTTTGCTTTTACAGCAGTTGCAAG GACTGGACCAGTTTGCAATGCCACCAGCCACGTATGACACTGCCGGTCTCACCATGCCCACAGCAACACTGG GTAACCTCCGAGGCTACGGCATGGCATCCCCAGGCCTCGCAGCCCCCAGCCTGACAGCCCCCAGCCTCACACCCCCACAACTGGCCACTCCAAATTTGCAACAGTTCTTTCCCCAGGCCACTCGCCAGTCCTTGCTGGGACCTCCTCCTGTTGGGGTCCCCATGAACCCTTCCCAGTTCAACCTTTCAGGACGGAACCCCCAGAAACAGGCCCGGACCTCCTCCTCTACCACCCCCAATCGAAAG ACAATGCCTGTGGAAGACAAGTCAGACCCCCCAGAGGGGTCTGAGGAAGCCGCAGAGCCCCGGATGGACACACCAGAag ACCAAGATTTACCGCCCTGCCCAGAGGACATCGCCAAGGAAAAACGCACTCCAGCACCTGAGCCTGAGCCTTGTGAGGCGTCCGAGCTGCCAGCAAAGAGATTGAGGAG CTCAGAAGAGCCCACAGAGAAGGAACCTCCAGGGCAGTTACAGGTGAAGGCCCAGCCGCAGGCCCGGATGACAGTACCGAAACAGACACAGACACCAGACCTGCTGCCTGAGGCCCTGGAAGCCCAAGTGCTGCCACGATTCCAGCCACGGGTCCTGCAGGTCCAGGCCCAGGTGCAGTCACAGGCTCAGCCGCGGATACCACCCACAGACACCCAGGTGCAGCCAAAGCTGCAGAAGCAGGCGCAAACACAGACCTCTCCAGAGCACTTAGTGCTGCAACAGAAGCAGGTGCAGCCACAGCTgcagcaggaggcagagccaCAGAAGCAGGTGCAGCCACAG GTCCACACACAGGCACAGCCAAGCGTCCAGCCACAGGAGCATCCTCCAGCGCAGGTGTCAGTACAGCCACCAGAGCAGACCCATGAGCAGCCTCACACCCAGCCACAGGTGTCGTTGTTGGCTCCAGAGCAAACACCAGTTGTGGTTCCTGTCTGCGGGCTGGAGATGCCACCTGATGCAGTAGAAGCTGGTGGAG GCATGGAAAAGACCTTGCCGGAGCCTGTGGGCACCCAAGTCAGCATGGAAGAGATTCAGAATGAGTCGGCCTGTGGCCTAGATGTGGGAGAATGTGAAAACAGAGCGAGAGAGATGCCAGGG GTATGGGGCGCCGGGGGCTCCCTGAAGGTCACCATTCTGCAGAGCAGTGACAGCCGGGCCTTTAGCACTGTACCCCTGACACCTGTCCCCCGCCCCAGTGACTCCGTCTCCTCCACCCCTGCGGCTACCAGCACTCCCTCTAAGCAGGCCCTCCAGTTCTTCTGCTACATCTGCAAGGCCAGCTGCTCCAGCCAGCAG GAGTTCCAGGACCACATGTCGGAGCCTCAGCACCAGCAGCGGCTAGGGGAGATCCAGCACATGAGCCAAGcctgcctcctgtccctgctGCCCGTGCCCCGGGACGTCCTGGAGACAGAGGATGA GGAGCCTCCACCAAGGCGCTGGTGCAACACCTGCCAGCTCTACTACATGGGGGACCTGATCCAACACCGCAGGACACAGGACCACAAG ATTGCCAAACAATCCTTGCGACCCTTCTGCACCGTTTGCAACCGCTACTTCAAAACCCCTCGCAAGTTTGTGGAGCACGTGAAGTCCCAGGGGCATAAGGACAAAGCCAAGGAG CTGAAGTCGCTTGAGAAAGAGATTGCTGGCCAAGATGAGGACCACTTCATTACAGTGGACGCTGTGGGTTGCTTCGAGGgtgatgaagaagaggaagaggatgatgaggatgaagaagaGATCGAG GTGAGGTCCAGAGATATATCCAGAGAGGAGTGGAAGGGCTCGGAGACCTACAGCCCCAATACTGCATATG GTGTGGACTTCCTGGTGCCCGTGATGGGCTATATCTGCCGCATCTGCCACAAGTTCTATCACAGCAACTCAGGGGCACAGCTCTCCCACTGCAAGTCCCTGGGCCACTTTGAGAACCTGCAG AAATACAAGGCGGCCAAGAACCCCAGCCCCACCACCCGACCTGTGAGCCGCCGGTGCGCAATCAACGCCCGGAACGCTTTGACAGCCCTGTTCACCTCCAGCGGCCGCCCACCCTCCCAGCCCAACACCCAGGACAAAACACCCAGCAAGGTGACGGCTCGACCCTCCCAGCCCCCACTACCTCGGCGCTCAACCCGCCTCAAAACCTGA